Within the Naumovozyma castellii chromosome 1, complete genome genome, the region TTGCTATCTGGTGAAAACCGCAATTTCGTAACTGTCAAAGTATGGAATGCCAATGGAGGTTTTACCTCCAACCAATTATCGgtattaaatattctaacAACAGCGTGTTGTGGGGTATTTGACCTACATGCAGATGCAATAAATTTCCCATCAGGAGAAACGTCTAAACAAGTAATTTCATAACCATGTCCATACAGTTTCTCAATCTCGGGCCACAATAAGTGTCTTTGTAATTGATCTTCCTTAGGTGGAGTAGTTAATTCACCTAGCATGTCGTATGACCCGTCATGATTAgcattattttcttccttttcctcGTCTGATTCCTCATCACCTGTACTAGCCTTATTGGATAAACCTAGAACGGGGACTGACGCAGTTTCTGGCATCTCCTCGACTGAATCTGTTTTAATACCAACAAACTTTTGTAATAGCTCAGCGACACCTTTTGGCTCATCAAAAGATCTTAATATCTTTTCATCACCACCACTTACAAATCTTGCACCACTCATTGGTTCCACACAAATCATATCATAACCATGAATTTGTGGTCTAGAGAACTCATGCCAAGTAGCTGTATTTCTCTTGGTACCATCGTTATTATAAATCCATGGAGCAAATAATCTCGTTGTTTGATCTAGAGAGGTAGATAGTAAATATTCACCCTTGGGGGACCATGCAATATCAGTGACCTGTTTTGTAGCACCAGTAATCCCTAACTCTTGATCGCAAAGAgtatttccttcttctgTGGTCCATACTCTCCAAGAACCAGTTTTACCATTCGTTAGAATATAATCTTTGTTTTGGTGAGAGAACCAAAGACAAGACCAAAACCCACCTGCAGAACCAGTTGCTGTGGACGCACCTTTAGATGACAGTTCACCCAATCTTAGTCCGCACACCCAGATTCCAGATGCTTCATCAGGTTCCCATACCATCAATGCAGTATCTGCTGTGGAGGCTAACAATTGTAATCGTGTTTCATGCCATTGCAGAGAAGAAATCCAATCATCATGACCCATGATTAAAGCCTCAAAATTTATACAGACTCTTAGAGCATCAGTGACATGGAACTTGTACTGTTTATTGTTTAATAAAGCCAATTTAGTAGCGATGtcctcatcatcctcatcttgttcttcaatgagATCGTTTATTCTAATTCTCCACAATCTGATGTAACGATCCTGTGATCCTGAACATAATAAATAGTCACCCGGAGTCTCCTGATGGCGGAAAGCCAACGATTTAATCCAATCTTCATGACCTTCCAATTTGGCCGCCAATTGTAACGTTTCAATAGTTTCAGCAGTAGCATTAAGAACAAACGAAAACACGAAAACATTTACGTTAGTACCACCAACTGCCAATAGATATTTATCATCTATAACTTTAGAGAAGGCTAAGGCCAATGGAAGAACACCTTTTTGAACTTCGAATTCCTCTCCCAGAATAAATACATCTtccttcattttttgaacCCACAATGATACTTTCCCATCGGCGCATCCCACAGCTATCAAACCAGGTAGGACGGCCAATGCAACTACGGTATGAGAATAATGGTCCAGTGTTTGCACACAAGTCCATCCGTCCACTTCCCTGGCTACACCTGGattttgtttccaaatcttAACATGATGATCCTCAGAACAAGAAACCATATATGGTGTGTCCGTAATAAACTTAACACAAGTCACTTCAGCTTCATGGCCCTTCAAAGTGGCAAATACACCTTGAGAGTTCTCATCTAGGGGGTTCCAAAGAGCAATGGTTTGACCTGCACCGAAAGCTACAATGTGAGTTTTAGCGTGCTGATCTGAGACTTGGGTTTGTCTATTGGCACCAATGAATAGTGCCTCTTGAGTGGTAACTTGAAACATGTTTCTGACGATACTTTAGCCCCTGCCTTGTAGTTCTGGTCAAGTGATGATGTTGGTTCTGGTTACtaattggaaaatttttcagttctCATTGCAAAAGTGAAAAAAGTCGAAGGGGAGTATAAACGCTGGGCCGGGATCCCACTTTCCACACTGAAAGAGTCCACAATTATATGGATCCCGGCACAATTAGTTAATAAAgcaatatttcttcatcagataATGATTATCAATATAAACAGAATTAATGGGCCCCAATGACCTTCCATTAACCCAATACAACGATTACCTTTTATTTTGggaagaattattgaacATCGAACCAATACGTATAAGAAACGGAAAACTCGCAGTTGAGAAAGTTCCACTCACGTTAACTTACATTGTATTGCCTCGCAACTAAGCAAACAACGATGGGTGCACGTTCAGTAACCAATATCAAGTACCTAGACGCCGCCGACCTACACGAATGGATCAAGAAGGGCCATACATCGCTGGGACAAGCATTCCAAGTGATCGATGTTCGAGGTTCAGATTACATCGGCGGGCACATCCTGGGCTGTTGGAATTATCCGTACAAAAAACTCTCTGGAGATGATGCCACCATGGAGGAATTACGAGACCGGATCCTTTCCATCTCGAGGAACCATGAGGATGTGATCGTCAACGTGGTATTCCATTGTGCTCAGTCTCAACAGAGAGGACCTTCTGCGGCCATGAAGTTCCTACGGGCATTGCAAGATAAGGACCTACAGACAGTGAAGGTGTGGATACTGAGAGGTGGGTTCAACCATTGGCAAGATGTATACGGGGAGGATGATGAGGTGACAGAGGGTTACGAACCTGCTCTCTGGGGTTGGTAGACATAcaatttatataatttattcattcattcattaattgttAACACAGTTTTTGTAGGTTTTTTGACTCGTGAAATTTCGCTGTCACagttttcattttgaaatttggaaaaaacaGTCAGATGATTCATTTTAAGAAGATTCTTCACTCTTTCATCTCTTGTTACCTCATCTTATCTTTCGGATAACTCATCAACAGGTGAATAAGTCGATACAGCAACAATGAGTGGCCAGTTGATTGACGGTAAACAATGTGCCCAGACAATCCGTTCCGAGATTGCTCAAGAAGTGGCTCAATTGAAATCTCAGATCCCAAACTTCCATCCGCACTTAGCCATCATTCAAGTCGGAAACAGACCAGATTCTGCTACGTATGTCCGTATGAAGCGTAAGGCTGCCGAAGAAGCTGACATTATTGTCAATTTCGTTCATTTGGATGAAAACGTCTCTCAAGCTGAccttttggaaaaaattgTTCTATTGAACGAAGATCCTGCTACTCACGGTATCATCGTCCAATTACCACTACCACCTCATATTAACGAGGATAAGGTTACGTCCGCCGTGCATTCTTCCAAGGATGTTGACGGGTTTGGTCCTATGAATATTGGTGAATTGAATAAGAAGAACGGGACCCCGGATTTCTTACCATGCACACCAAAGGGTATCATCGAGCTATTGAAACGTTATAACGTTACCATCAGTGGTTCTCGTTCTGTGGTGGTAGGTAGATCCGATATCGTTGGGTCTCCAGTGgctgaattattgaaatctTTGGATTCCACAGTTACGATTACTCATTCCAAGACCCATAATATCGAACAATATTTACAAGATGCCGATATTGTCGTGGTTGCCATTGGTAAACCGGAATTTGTTAAGGGGGAATGGTTCAAGGATAACAAGAAGGGTTGTGTGGTTATTGATGTTGGGACCAATTACGTCGAAGATCCAAATAAGAAATCTGGGTTTAAATGCGTGGGTGATGTTGAATTTAACGAAGCTTTGAAGTATGTTAGACTTATTACTCCCGTCCCAGGTGGAGTGGGCCCTATGACTGTGGCTATGCTGATGCAAAACACTTTAATTGCCGCTAAGCGTCAATTGGCTCATCATGGTAAACTAGTCGAATTCGAACCattatcattgaatttattaaaaccTGTCCCATCTGATTTCGAAATTTCTAGAGCTCAAAAACCTAAGGATATTTCTCAAGTGGCTTTGGAAGCAGGGATCTTGCCGTCTGAGTTGGAACCATATGGTTCCACAAAAGCTAAAGTCAGCTTAAAAATTTTAGATCGTCTTCAACATAAGGAGAATGGTAAATATGTCGTTGTTACTGGTATTACTCCAACCCCATTAGGTGAAGGTAAATCAACCACTACTGTTGGGCTGGCTCAAGCTCTTGGTGCTCATTTAAACAAAACCGTCTTTGCAAATGTTCGTCAACCATCTCAAGGTCCTACTTTTGGTATTAAAGGTGGTGCTGCAGGTGGTGGTTATTCTCAAGTGATTCCAATGgatgaatttaatttacATGTCACCGGTGACATTCATGCCATTTCAATTGCTAATAACTTGCTAGCAGCTGCTATTGATACAA harbors:
- the ELP2 gene encoding Elongator subunit ELP2 (ancestral locus Anc_5.139) → MFQVTTQEALFIGANRQTQVSDQHAKTHIVAFGAGQTIALWNPLDENSQGVFATLKGHEAEVTCVKFITDTPYMVSCSEDHHVKIWKQNPGVAREVDGWTCVQTLDHYSHTVVALAVLPGLIAVGCADGKVSLWVQKMKEDVFILGEEFEVQKGVLPLALAFSKVIDDKYLLAVGGTNVNVFVFSFVLNATAETIETLQLAAKLEGHEDWIKSLAFRHQETPGDYLLCSGSQDRYIRLWRIRINDLIEEQDEDDEDIATKLALLNNKQYKFHVTDALRVCINFEALIMGHDDWISSLQWHETRLQLLASTADTALMVWEPDEASGIWVCGLRLGELSSKGASTATGSAGGFWSCLWFSHQNKDYILTNGKTGSWRVWTTEEGNTLCDQELGITGATKQVTDIAWSPKGEYLLSTSLDQTTRLFAPWIYNNDGTKRNTATWHEFSRPQIHGYDMICVEPMSGARFVSGGDEKILRSFDEPKGVAELLQKFVGIKTDSVEEMPETASVPVLGLSNKASTGDEESDEEKEENNANHDGSYDMLGELTTPPKEDQLQRHLLWPEIEKLYGHGYEITCLDVSPDGKFIASACRSNTPQHAVVRIFNTDNWLEVKPPLAFHTLTVTKLRFSPDSKYLLSVCRDRQWVVWERDPETDKFTLKYKTAKPHTRIIWDGDWAPLEFGNVFVTGSRDRTIKLWKFDENKSNFDLENSIKHDKPVTALSVFDSVLDGKLLIAVGLEDGSIYIYKYDSTSGFDVVEVLNDLITPAEKLTRLRWSRSQRNNKLWLAAASSDTSTRIYSIDLLN
- the YCH1 gene encoding phosphatase YCH1 (ancestral locus Anc_5.136), with the protein product MGARSVTNIKYLDAADLHEWIKKGHTSLGQAFQVIDVRGSDYIGGHILGCWNYPYKKLSGDDATMEELRDRILSISRNHEDVIVNVVFHCAQSQQRGPSAAMKFLRALQDKDLQTVKVWILRGGFNHWQDVYGEDDEVTEGYEPALWGW